One stretch of Nocardia mangyaensis DNA includes these proteins:
- a CDS encoding acyl-CoA dehydrogenase family protein — translation MDYDWSAADLAFRDEVRTFLDEKLTPELRRAGHLATSVYPDHDASMKWQLILHERGWAAPAWPVEYGGCDWSLTQHYIFGRELTQAGAPALSPMGIRMVAPAIVAFGTAEQKAYYLPRILTGEVFFCQGYSEPESGSDLASLTMAAVDDGGDFVCTGSKIWTTHATEANWIFCLVRTSREGKKQQGITFLLIDMTSPGIEVRPLVMTSGEQVQNQVFFDNVRVPKTNVLGQIDDGWTVAKYLLVHERGGALSPMLQVMAQQVATAAAGQTGADGNPLIDDATFAAKLAEARIRTEVLEILEYRTLSVMAQGNNPGPASSMLKILGTELSQQITELALEAAGPRGRVYQPHATKPGGPIAEFQPPADGYRSGEEWQAVAPLRYFNDRAGSIYAGSNEIQRNILAKAALGL, via the coding sequence ATGGATTACGACTGGTCAGCGGCTGATCTGGCTTTTAGAGACGAGGTTCGGACCTTTCTCGATGAGAAGCTGACACCCGAACTACGCCGCGCCGGGCACTTGGCGACAAGTGTCTATCCGGATCACGATGCCAGCATGAAGTGGCAGCTCATTCTTCATGAGCGCGGCTGGGCGGCGCCGGCATGGCCGGTCGAATACGGCGGCTGCGACTGGAGCCTCACCCAGCACTACATCTTCGGCCGGGAGTTGACGCAGGCCGGCGCGCCCGCGCTGTCGCCGATGGGCATCCGGATGGTCGCGCCCGCGATCGTCGCCTTCGGCACGGCGGAGCAGAAGGCGTACTACCTGCCACGGATCCTCACCGGCGAGGTGTTCTTCTGCCAGGGGTATTCGGAGCCGGAGTCCGGGTCGGACCTGGCATCGCTGACGATGGCCGCCGTCGACGACGGCGGCGATTTCGTGTGCACCGGAAGCAAGATCTGGACCACCCACGCGACAGAGGCGAACTGGATCTTCTGTCTGGTCCGTACCTCGCGCGAGGGGAAGAAGCAGCAGGGCATCACCTTCCTGCTCATCGATATGACCTCGCCGGGTATCGAGGTCCGCCCGCTGGTGATGACCTCCGGCGAACAGGTACAGAACCAGGTCTTCTTCGACAACGTCCGAGTACCCAAGACCAATGTGCTCGGCCAGATCGACGACGGCTGGACCGTGGCGAAGTATCTGCTCGTCCACGAACGCGGCGGGGCACTGTCACCGATGTTGCAGGTCATGGCGCAGCAAGTCGCGACCGCCGCAGCCGGGCAGACCGGTGCGGACGGCAATCCGCTGATCGATGACGCCACCTTCGCGGCGAAGTTGGCCGAGGCGCGAATTCGCACCGAGGTACTCGAGATCCTCGAGTACCGAACGCTGTCGGTGATGGCGCAGGGCAACAACCCCGGTCCCGCCTCGTCGATGCTCAAGATCCTGGGCACCGAACTGAGCCAGCAGATCACCGAATTGGCGCTCGAGGCAGCAGGACCGCGTGGTCGGGTGTACCAACCGCATGCGACGAAACCCGGCGGCCCGATCGCCGAATTCCAGCCGCCGGCCGACGGCTACCGCAGCGGCGAAGAATGGCAGGCCGTCGCACCGCTGCGCTACTTCAACGACCGAGCGGGCTCGATCTACGCGGGCAGCAACGAAATTCAGCGAAATATCCTCGCCAAGGCAGCATTGGGGCTCTGA
- a CDS encoding acyl-CoA dehydrogenase family protein has translation MDFTFTKEQELLRDSVARFLGARYDLETSRGAVKSDAGWQPAVWRGFAEELGILGATLPEEVDGMGGGPIDMMVIAEELGRALVVEPYVDTVIVGAGLLKRSGGAAADALLRQIVAGTVRTAFAALEPTSGHTMHDLSTTAHRDGDSWVIDGSKTVVTSAPLATHLIISARTSGARRDESGISLFLTEFDAANPPAGVDIHSYRTIDDRVGSDITFTEFRLPTAALLGTEGDAWSTIEATADEAIAAIAAEAVGCMRKVLADTVEYAKQRQQFGQPIGSFQVLQHRMVDMYLELEQAVAAAYLAIHSLNAAPADRARAASAAKVTISRAARFIGQNSVQLHGAMGMTEELAIGHYFKRLTAIEHEFGSSDHHLARYAELTRP, from the coding sequence ATGGACTTCACCTTCACCAAAGAGCAGGAACTCCTGCGCGATTCGGTGGCCCGGTTCCTCGGCGCCCGGTACGACCTGGAGACCAGTCGCGGCGCGGTCAAGTCCGACGCCGGGTGGCAACCCGCTGTGTGGCGCGGGTTCGCCGAGGAGTTGGGCATTCTGGGTGCGACCCTGCCCGAAGAGGTCGACGGGATGGGCGGTGGACCGATCGACATGATGGTCATCGCCGAGGAACTCGGGCGCGCGCTCGTCGTCGAACCGTATGTCGACACGGTCATCGTCGGGGCGGGTCTGCTGAAACGCTCCGGTGGCGCGGCAGCCGATGCCCTGCTGCGCCAGATCGTGGCCGGTACGGTGCGCACCGCGTTCGCCGCACTCGAGCCGACCTCGGGTCACACGATGCACGATCTCTCCACGACCGCGCACCGCGACGGTGATTCATGGGTGATCGACGGCAGCAAGACTGTCGTGACCAGTGCGCCGTTGGCGACCCATCTGATCATCAGCGCACGCACCTCCGGTGCACGGCGCGACGAATCCGGTATCTCGTTGTTCCTCACCGAATTCGATGCGGCGAATCCGCCGGCCGGGGTGGACATCCACTCCTACCGGACGATCGACGATCGGGTCGGTTCCGATATCACCTTCACCGAATTCCGTTTGCCCACCGCCGCGCTACTCGGCACCGAAGGCGACGCATGGTCGACGATCGAGGCCACAGCCGATGAGGCGATCGCGGCGATCGCCGCGGAAGCGGTCGGGTGTATGCGGAAGGTGCTGGCCGATACCGTCGAATACGCCAAGCAACGCCAGCAGTTCGGTCAGCCGATCGGCAGTTTCCAAGTTCTGCAACACCGCATGGTCGATATGTACCTGGAGCTGGAACAGGCTGTCGCCGCAGCATATTTGGCGATCCATTCGTTGAATGCGGCACCAGCGGACCGGGCCCGGGCGGCATCAGCGGCCAAGGTCACCATCAGCCGTGCCGCTCGATTCATCGGCCAGAACTCCGTCCAGCTGCACGGCGCGATGGGCATGACCGAGGAACTCGCCATCGGCCACTATTTCAAGCGGCTGACCGCGATCGAGCACGAGTTCGGATCCAGCGACCACCACCTCGCCCGCTATGCCGAGCTGACGAGACCGTAA
- a CDS encoding QsdR family transcriptional regulator yields the protein MVSGEGSSPGPEGPLSSTPPKPVRERIIDLAHRWFLDGRRIDMQQLARESGIGRATLYRWWGSREVVIGEVVWRIIAEAIGRVEARDARLSDDPAGRFVRNFGTLAETVRTFEPLTRFVAEDPEYGLRVLTSGYSVVQGRMIDWVASRLTDLPDLDPRIEVRDLAYSIVRVGEAFVWSDIITGDPPQSGKATAMVELLVSAASGRR from the coding sequence GTGGTCAGCGGTGAAGGTTCGTCGCCGGGACCGGAGGGCCCGCTGTCGAGCACGCCTCCGAAACCGGTGCGTGAGCGCATCATCGACCTCGCGCACCGGTGGTTCCTCGACGGCCGCCGCATCGATATGCAACAGCTGGCCCGTGAATCGGGGATCGGCCGCGCCACGCTGTATCGCTGGTGGGGTAGCCGGGAGGTCGTGATCGGTGAAGTGGTCTGGCGGATCATCGCGGAGGCGATCGGGCGCGTCGAGGCGCGCGACGCACGCCTGTCCGATGATCCCGCCGGGCGCTTCGTCCGCAACTTCGGCACACTCGCGGAGACGGTCCGTACCTTCGAACCGCTCACCCGATTCGTCGCCGAAGACCCGGAATACGGCCTGCGCGTGCTGACTTCGGGCTACTCCGTGGTCCAGGGCCGCATGATCGACTGGGTCGCCTCGCGGCTGACCGACCTCCCCGATCTCGATCCGCGCATCGAAGTCCGCGACCTCGCCTATTCGATCGTGCGCGTCGGCGAAGCTTTCGTCTGGAGCGACATCATCACCGGTGACCCGCCGCAGTCCGGAAAGGCCACCGCCATGGTCGAGTTGCTCGTTTCGGCCGCATCCGGCAGACGCTGA
- a CDS encoding CAP family protein yields MAPTISQDMLTTHNKYRARHGASPLMLDATVSAWAQEWANSIASSKNFAHRPNNKYGENLHTSWSSDTSRQLGGAPVVQSWYDEIKDYDFDNPDSNMVNFSRFGHFTQVVWKGSSRMGIGAACNGSTAYVVANYDPAGNMAGRFAENVGRLG; encoded by the coding sequence GTGGCGCCGACGATCAGCCAGGACATGCTCACCACCCACAACAAATACCGGGCACGTCACGGCGCATCGCCGCTGATGCTGGACGCAACGGTCAGCGCCTGGGCCCAGGAGTGGGCGAACTCGATCGCCAGTAGCAAGAACTTCGCCCACCGGCCGAACAACAAGTACGGCGAGAACCTGCACACGTCGTGGTCGTCGGATACCTCGAGGCAGCTCGGTGGCGCGCCCGTCGTCCAGTCCTGGTACGACGAGATCAAGGACTACGACTTCGACAATCCTGATTCGAATATGGTGAACTTCAGCAGGTTCGGACACTTCACACAGGTGGTCTGGAAGGGCAGTAGCCGGATGGGGATCGGGGCCGCGTGCAACGGTTCCACCGCGTATGTCGTTGCCAACTATGACCCTGCCGGCAACATGGCGGGCCGCTTCGCTGAGAATGTGGGTCGCCTGGGCTGA
- a CDS encoding YegP family protein, with the protein MAGTFEVYKDSAGKFRFRLKAGNGEIIAQGQAYSSKASALAGIESIKKNAPGADTDDQT; encoded by the coding sequence ATGGCTGGAACTTTCGAGGTCTACAAGGATTCCGCGGGCAAGTTCAGGTTCCGACTCAAAGCAGGCAACGGCGAGATCATCGCCCAGGGGCAGGCCTATTCGAGCAAGGCCTCCGCGTTGGCCGGCATCGAGTCGATCAAGAAGAACGCACCCGGTGCCGACACAGACGACCAGACCTGA
- a CDS encoding 3-methyladenine DNA glycosylase, producing MSTDDVLDQDSELRILPQGEWRARAQAHRERLDRLVGPYLERRAAGTTHPVVDFLFTYYGNKPSQLRRWHPGFGIGLPGAHEYAGARGYHRVVGESPEKAVYTADPAYLIKRRDTIEFVNRLLTATARRPAQLSCFGLHEWAMVYRTDEVRHQRVPLRLGHAGTDAVVESMSLRCTHFDAFRFFTPDAVGRNAEPLTRAGQLDREQPGCLHANMDLYKWGFKLAPLIPSVLLLDCFELACTARELDMRASPYDLREYGYEPVRIETPGGRAEYVRAQAAVAENAEVLRVRLRRACAELTAALRRVEGQPGR from the coding sequence GTGAGCACCGACGACGTCCTCGACCAAGACTCTGAACTGCGGATATTACCGCAGGGCGAGTGGCGTGCGCGGGCGCAGGCGCATCGGGAGCGGCTCGATCGGCTGGTCGGTCCGTACCTGGAGCGCCGGGCGGCGGGGACCACCCATCCGGTGGTGGATTTCCTGTTCACCTACTACGGCAACAAGCCCTCGCAGTTGCGGCGCTGGCATCCCGGGTTCGGGATCGGATTGCCGGGAGCGCACGAGTACGCCGGGGCTCGGGGGTATCACCGGGTGGTCGGCGAGTCACCCGAGAAGGCGGTCTACACCGCCGACCCGGCGTATCTGATCAAGCGGCGAGACACCATCGAGTTCGTCAATCGGCTGCTCACCGCGACCGCGCGGCGACCGGCGCAGCTGTCGTGCTTCGGGTTGCACGAGTGGGCGATGGTCTATCGGACGGACGAGGTACGGCATCAGCGGGTTCCGTTGCGGCTCGGTCACGCGGGGACGGACGCGGTGGTGGAGTCGATGTCGTTGCGGTGCACGCACTTCGACGCGTTCCGGTTCTTCACCCCCGATGCGGTGGGCCGCAATGCCGAACCGCTCACGCGCGCGGGGCAGCTCGATCGGGAGCAGCCGGGTTGTCTGCACGCGAACATGGACTTGTACAAGTGGGGCTTCAAGCTCGCGCCGCTGATTCCCTCGGTTCTGCTGCTGGACTGCTTCGAACTCGCCTGCACCGCACGCGAACTCGACATGCGGGCAAGCCCGTACGACCTGCGCGAGTACGGATACGAGCCGGTGCGCATCGAAACGCCGGGCGGGCGGGCGGAATACGTTCGCGCGCAGGCCGCCGTAGCCGAAAACGCCGAGGTGTTGCGGGTTCGGTTACGGCGGGCCTGCGCCGAGCTGACGGCCGCGCTGCGTCGAGTCGAGGGTCAGCCCGGCCGCTGA
- a CDS encoding BCCT family transporter: MSNDVEGRSGGAAEPAVASRSRGKPRLDLLVFSATAIGALAFVAWGVLDDEGLASAASSAQKWVITNTGWLFVLVATAFVVFVIWLAVSRYGRIPLGADDEKPEFRTVSWIAMMFSAGMGIGLMFWGVAEPLSHFVNPPPHTAEPGSPAAAEVAMATTLFHWTLHPWAIYAVAGLAIAYGTFRKGRSQLISAVFRPLLGRHADGIGGRAIDMMAIFATLFGSAASLGLGALQIGAGMEFNGWIDGIGKIGLVAIISGLTVAFVVSAVSGIERGIQWLSNINMVLALVIAAFVFVAGPTLFILNILPTSIGDYAEYLPTMASRTGAGDEAMQTWLSSWTIFYWAWWISWTPFVGMFIARISRGRTIRQFVTGVLLVPSVVSLLWFAIFGGAGIFEQTADGVLTEADGSVDSNFALFHLLDQYPIAAVTTVLVMILVGIFFVSGADAAALVMGTLSERGSIEPSKLIVVFWGAATGAVAAIMLVIADSDNLGGALTGLQALTTVVSLPFLVVMAAMCVSLYKDLREDPLILRADRGAVLVETAVDMGTEQHEGEFTLVTEPAEDQSTGATAVVPGPLDKDQRPG, encoded by the coding sequence ATGTCGAACGATGTCGAAGGCAGGTCCGGCGGCGCCGCTGAACCCGCGGTAGCCAGTCGATCGCGGGGCAAGCCCCGGCTCGACCTGTTGGTGTTCAGCGCCACCGCGATCGGTGCACTGGCCTTCGTCGCCTGGGGTGTGCTCGACGACGAAGGTCTCGCCTCGGCCGCCAGTTCCGCGCAGAAGTGGGTCATCACCAACACCGGCTGGTTGTTCGTGTTGGTGGCCACCGCGTTCGTGGTCTTCGTGATCTGGCTGGCGGTGAGCCGCTACGGCCGGATCCCGCTCGGCGCCGACGACGAGAAACCCGAATTCCGCACGGTCTCCTGGATCGCGATGATGTTCAGCGCGGGCATGGGCATCGGCCTGATGTTCTGGGGCGTGGCGGAACCGCTGTCGCACTTCGTGAATCCGCCCCCACACACCGCCGAACCCGGCAGCCCCGCCGCCGCCGAGGTCGCGATGGCGACCACGTTGTTCCACTGGACACTGCACCCGTGGGCGATCTACGCCGTCGCCGGTTTGGCCATCGCCTACGGCACATTCCGAAAAGGCCGCTCGCAGTTGATCTCCGCGGTGTTCCGTCCGCTGCTCGGCCGGCACGCCGACGGCATCGGTGGCCGCGCCATCGACATGATGGCGATCTTCGCGACCCTGTTCGGCTCGGCGGCCTCCCTCGGTCTGGGCGCCCTGCAGATCGGCGCGGGGATGGAGTTCAACGGCTGGATCGACGGGATCGGCAAAATCGGTCTGGTCGCCATCATCTCGGGCTTGACCGTCGCCTTCGTCGTGTCGGCGGTGTCGGGCATCGAGCGCGGTATCCAGTGGCTTTCCAACATCAACATGGTGCTGGCGCTGGTGATCGCGGCGTTCGTCTTCGTTGCCGGGCCGACGCTGTTCATCCTCAACATCCTGCCGACCTCGATCGGCGACTACGCCGAGTACCTGCCGACGATGGCCTCGCGGACCGGCGCGGGCGACGAGGCGATGCAGACGTGGTTGTCGAGCTGGACCATCTTCTACTGGGCGTGGTGGATCTCGTGGACCCCGTTCGTCGGCATGTTCATCGCCCGGATCAGCCGCGGCCGCACCATCCGGCAGTTCGTCACCGGTGTGCTGCTGGTGCCCAGCGTGGTCAGCCTGCTGTGGTTCGCGATCTTCGGCGGCGCGGGCATCTTCGAACAGACCGCCGACGGCGTGCTCACCGAGGCCGATGGTTCGGTCGACTCGAACTTCGCGCTGTTCCACCTGCTCGACCAGTACCCGATCGCCGCGGTGACCACGGTGCTGGTGATGATCCTGGTCGGCATCTTCTTCGTCTCCGGCGCGGACGCGGCGGCCCTCGTGATGGGCACCCTGTCCGAACGCGGCAGCATCGAACCGTCGAAGCTGATCGTCGTCTTCTGGGGCGCGGCGACCGGCGCGGTGGCGGCGATCATGCTGGTGATCGCCGATTCCGACAACCTCGGCGGCGCGTTGACCGGCCTCCAGGCGCTCACCACCGTGGTGTCACTGCCGTTCCTGGTGGTGATGGCGGCGATGTGCGTCTCGCTGTACAAGGATCTGCGCGAGGATCCGCTGATCCTGCGGGCCGACCGCGGCGCCGTCCTCGTCGAGACCGCCGTCGACATGGGCACCGAGCAGCACGAGGGCGAGTTCACCCTGGTCACCGAGCCGGCGGAGGACCAGTCCACCGGCGCCACCGCCGTGGTGCCGGGCCCACTCGACAAGGATCAGCGGCCGGGCTGA
- a CDS encoding LVIVD repeat-containing protein encodes MSTPRQWWRRSARRGTVLAAVAALVAIGLPSSAAADPVAELSGMVREFLDVGRTAVPRAECGPGSLPETGLQGDVPAGDRDSGRSTQGYRCNMSLVGGYTGRGAGITSTSFEHCAYVGSFFPGTLLSEHPGVQVIDASDPANPQLTATLTEPAMLAGTWETLKVNTARKLLVGTGVPVGMGAGYLSVYDISDCARPRLLNPGTGTNPLMPLPITTHEGGFSPDGRTYWASGLVPGFLSAIDLTDPANPRVIWQGLTGIEAHGFGVSPDGNRLYISALGGFTVLDVSAVQRRDPNPQVPHLGRTFWTDGWATQHSVPVSYRGVPHLFTVDEGGSGGVKLIDVSVDGAPRITAKIKLEINLPEHIDSGIGSSMGGSAFSYESHYCTADRPVDPTALACGWISSGIRVFDVRDPGAIREIAYFNPPARTGHNLEIWNSPHALASIIGVPAMSAPAALRAMAEGLFDPAQVLTARAGRIAFGDLSSDWCLSPPEWRGDQLYVTCSDNGFMVLQLDNAVYTPPANQQSTLGS; translated from the coding sequence ATGTCGACGCCGCGCCAGTGGTGGCGGCGCTCCGCACGGCGTGGCACAGTCCTTGCCGCGGTCGCCGCGCTCGTGGCGATCGGCCTGCCGTCGAGCGCGGCCGCGGATCCGGTCGCCGAGCTGTCCGGCATGGTGCGAGAGTTCCTCGATGTCGGGCGCACGGCGGTGCCGCGCGCGGAGTGCGGGCCGGGCTCGCTGCCCGAAACCGGACTACAAGGCGACGTTCCCGCAGGCGACCGAGACAGTGGCCGCAGCACCCAGGGGTATCGCTGCAACATGTCGCTGGTCGGCGGCTACACCGGGCGCGGGGCCGGGATCACCTCGACCAGTTTCGAGCACTGCGCCTACGTCGGCTCGTTCTTCCCCGGCACCCTGCTCAGCGAGCATCCGGGCGTGCAGGTGATCGACGCGTCCGATCCAGCGAATCCCCAGCTGACCGCGACACTCACCGAACCGGCCATGCTGGCGGGGACCTGGGAGACGTTGAAGGTCAACACCGCTCGCAAGCTGCTCGTCGGCACGGGGGTGCCGGTGGGCATGGGCGCGGGATATCTGTCGGTCTACGACATCTCCGACTGCGCTCGTCCGCGCCTGCTCAATCCGGGCACGGGCACCAATCCGTTGATGCCCCTGCCGATCACCACGCACGAGGGCGGCTTCTCCCCCGACGGGCGCACCTATTGGGCATCGGGTCTGGTGCCCGGATTCCTCAGCGCGATCGATCTCACCGATCCGGCGAATCCCCGCGTCATCTGGCAGGGGCTGACCGGCATCGAGGCGCACGGCTTCGGAGTGAGCCCCGACGGAAACCGGCTCTACATCTCCGCGCTCGGCGGTTTCACCGTTCTCGATGTGAGCGCGGTGCAGCGGCGCGACCCGAATCCGCAGGTGCCGCACCTGGGCCGGACGTTCTGGACCGACGGTTGGGCCACCCAGCACAGCGTGCCGGTGAGCTATCGCGGTGTGCCACACCTGTTCACCGTCGACGAAGGCGGTTCGGGCGGAGTGAAACTCATCGACGTGTCCGTCGACGGGGCACCGCGGATCACGGCCAAGATCAAGCTCGAGATCAACCTGCCCGAACATATCGACAGCGGAATCGGTTCGAGCATGGGCGGTTCGGCGTTCTCCTACGAATCGCACTACTGCACTGCCGATCGGCCGGTCGATCCGACCGCGCTGGCCTGCGGATGGATCTCCTCCGGGATCCGGGTGTTCGATGTGCGCGATCCTGGTGCGATTCGTGAGATCGCCTATTTCAACCCACCGGCACGGACCGGACACAACCTCGAGATCTGGAACTCGCCGCACGCGCTGGCCTCGATCATCGGCGTACCGGCCATGAGCGCGCCCGCGGCGCTGCGGGCGATGGCGGAGGGCCTGTTCGATCCGGCTCAGGTCCTGACCGCGCGGGCGGGCCGGATCGCTTTCGGTGACCTGTCCAGCGACTGGTGCCTGTCGCCGCCGGAATGGCGCGGCGATCAGCTCTACGTGACCTGTTCCGACAACGGGTTCATGGTGCTCCAGCTCGACAACGCCGTCTACACCCCGCCGGCGAATCAGCAATCCACCCTCGGGTCATGA
- a CDS encoding DUF305 domain-containing protein: MSVSRTLRAAAFGAAAVFLLVLGAALRPLAFPETATPAPVLTATELGFVQDMTAHHQQALILTERLDPGADPTVRRLADQIADTQRMEIGTLLGWTQLAGAAPTSTQPMAWMTSNHHGTTPATTMPGMATTADLDALFAARGAEAETLFLQLMYRHHAGGVTMARAADAQLTTGPVKQAARAMAQSQSQELGYLGVLLDLRGALPAP, from the coding sequence ATGAGCGTGTCCCGCACGCTGCGCGCGGCCGCCTTCGGCGCCGCTGCCGTGTTCCTCCTGGTGCTCGGCGCGGCGCTGCGGCCGCTGGCGTTCCCCGAGACCGCTACGCCCGCACCGGTACTCACCGCGACCGAACTCGGCTTCGTCCAGGACATGACCGCCCACCATCAGCAGGCGCTGATCCTCACCGAACGCCTCGACCCCGGTGCCGACCCCACCGTGCGCAGGCTCGCCGACCAGATCGCCGACACCCAGCGGATGGAGATCGGCACCCTGCTCGGCTGGACCCAACTCGCCGGGGCCGCACCGACTTCGACGCAACCGATGGCGTGGATGACCAGCAATCACCACGGCACCACCCCGGCGACCACGATGCCCGGGATGGCCACCACCGCCGACCTCGACGCCCTGTTCGCCGCCCGCGGCGCCGAGGCCGAAACCCTCTTCCTGCAACTCATGTACCGCCACCACGCGGGTGGCGTCACCATGGCCCGCGCCGCCGACGCCCAACTCACCACCGGCCCGGTCAAACAGGCCGCCCGGGCCATGGCCCAGTCCCAGAGCCAGGAACTCGGCTACCTGGGTGTGCTCCTCGACCTCCGCGGCGCCCTCCCCGCCCCCTAG
- a CDS encoding molybdopterin-binding protein, with the protein MSARAGVISAVDCGLARVRARIVECLRPIAVREFPVADAVGATLAIALTTGTPLPRVDSAAMDGYAVAGPGPWWRLHPQVRYAGRACSVVLAPGEAVRIATGAATPLGTTATLRDEHTVTTTVSGKPVVMRAPDAPVRDDTRRQGEHWDSGTELAAAGTRVSVALASAALSAEAETVTVRGPVRADVVMTGDEIRAVGPLGVGETRDSLGPVLPEFLRRCDIESTGLWHLADGQDLLRSWLALRSHADLVVMVGATGRGAADHLRALLTELGAHVVIDRIAIRPGGSTLVAQLPDGRVLLGLPGNPLAAVAALLAIGPAVVDALTRRTPGPTMWGRLSDAGVLAGEATRIVPVQQQAGGVWRSTGPAHTPHLAGLIGCQALAVLPPGTGRGTLVELLPLPH; encoded by the coding sequence GTGAGCGCACGAGCAGGCGTGATTTCGGCGGTGGACTGCGGGCTGGCCCGGGTGCGCGCCCGGATCGTGGAGTGTCTGCGGCCGATCGCGGTGCGGGAGTTCCCGGTGGCCGACGCGGTCGGGGCGACCCTGGCCATCGCCCTCACCACCGGGACCCCGCTGCCACGGGTAGACAGTGCGGCGATGGACGGCTACGCGGTCGCGGGACCGGGTCCGTGGTGGCGGCTGCATCCGCAGGTCCGCTACGCCGGTCGGGCTTGCTCGGTGGTACTCGCGCCCGGTGAAGCGGTGCGGATCGCGACTGGTGCGGCCACTCCGCTCGGCACGACCGCCACCCTGCGCGACGAGCACACGGTGACCACGACGGTCTCGGGCAAGCCAGTGGTCATGCGCGCCCCCGACGCGCCGGTCCGGGACGACACCCGCCGCCAGGGTGAACACTGGGACAGCGGCACCGAACTGGCCGCGGCGGGTACCCGGGTCTCGGTGGCGCTGGCCTCGGCCGCGCTCAGCGCCGAAGCCGAGACCGTGACCGTGCGCGGCCCGGTGCGCGCCGATGTGGTGATGACCGGCGACGAGATCCGCGCCGTCGGCCCGCTCGGCGTCGGCGAGACACGGGACTCCCTCGGCCCGGTCCTGCCGGAGTTCCTGCGCCGCTGCGACATCGAGAGCACCGGCCTGTGGCACCTGGCCGACGGACAGGATCTGCTGCGTTCGTGGCTCGCGCTGCGCTCACACGCCGATCTCGTGGTGATGGTGGGCGCGACGGGCCGCGGTGCCGCCGACCATCTGCGCGCCCTGCTGACCGAGCTCGGCGCACACGTGGTGATCGACCGGATCGCGATCCGCCCCGGCGGTTCGACCCTGGTCGCCCAGCTCCCCGACGGACGCGTCCTGCTCGGGCTGCCCGGCAATCCCCTCGCCGCCGTCGCGGCCCTGCTGGCCATCGGCCCGGCCGTGGTCGACGCCTTGACCCGGCGCACCCCGGGACCGACCATGTGGGGCCGACTCTCCGACGCCGGAGTCCTGGCGGGCGAGGCTACCCGCATCGTCCCCGTGCAACAGCAGGCCGGCGGCGTCTGGCGCAGCACCGGCCCAGCCCACACGCCCCACTTGGCCGGTCTCATCGGCTGCCAGGCCCTGGCCGTCCTCCCGCCCGGCACCGGGCGCGGCACGCTGGTGGAACTCCTCCCGCTCCCCCACTGA